In Parasphingorhabdus halotolerans, a single window of DNA contains:
- a CDS encoding caspase family protein, translating into MSFVTAAPTLAQSADHGQLKPEIILQLGHQAPVSAVRWVNDGKHLVSLAEDGSIIFWDAKSGIILDRVQVPGRWPNEPNSRRLYYYNFDVRRDGKTATLIFTEDGKNRVTEPDFCPLTANRGGFWCSFSLNLETREIAGDQTVIVPDDIQGPGDEEPFPLSPDGLLRPGPNHDNGIPGLIDPNDENYAFNDSTCTSRARCRYGVNLVPQDDDKQTIALTGSPRSYLTDVDVTADGRYLVKIESLRNDTESRIETLDLFGSTETNGFLPGRPYHDVRWLDEGRYMLFSNGYFATNDMPKALEGFPPALIVDQDCAKEDSCSAVESYGDMQALSGDNQFLGVGSLSGCFKSGLRHECPVEFEEMSSNGSATHLPLAASVSIYTSAGKWRLMKQPDWDRQTITAIKLSPNLKQLAVATRERDDDLTNPDSEQLLRVWLFDVSGETLVSPPREIAKFVHPLSATIENLLFDTPDGMRREDHFAEIIREGGISFDNDSTIENLYFTPDGRKILFTQSISAHYQDSDLVVVDSSGTAELIRVSDTSTDIVPISNDRAVDLYKRQIIDIGKGEVVASIAGSFALTTGGPIEQAKLFWAATEDGAIEFWDSENFTKLLTFYTFPDNRFFAVTPEGRYDTNLSPDTDMVRWIVPDAPWQSLAPQTFMRDFYQPGLYRKLLECRAAGDCATTFKSLPSFADLTRVLPQVKIVDVSENKDGRQATVTFEAIEGFDKNAVNGGTRSGLFSPRLFLNNRLIGQYPDEPYVVGADVSDANETLDQWRKKNRIKIKPDADGIYRYALTVPLPTRPGTEQLNFSAYAFNESRIKSDTATFVYQRKIKPAPRKPRAYVISTGINDYHEDRLDLNYAEPDARLIADRLKNIPGYEVRQLVLAGNGSADGRPKPTDKLSVQSALALVMSERDRGKNLARLRRAGVDAQMLEASTADDIVIISFSGHGWADKDGDFYLLPSDGKWPDSQNLPDVSTLLSTTDITYLLRATQAADISLIIDACHSGASVDSGDFKPGPMGDRGLGQLAFDKGIRILTAAQASDVALEDASLSHGLLTYALAGDDGGGITADSGHAERDENGRILLDKWLSYAVKRLPELATDKRLSGLGSADRSNGSSFFFPGRTASRKQKIQQPVLFDFNSRPSFIALRVQLEGRDTASDKRQ; encoded by the coding sequence TTGTCCTTCGTCACAGCGGCGCCGACTCTTGCGCAGAGCGCCGATCACGGTCAACTCAAACCTGAAATTATCTTGCAACTGGGACATCAGGCACCGGTGAGCGCGGTGCGGTGGGTTAATGACGGCAAGCATCTGGTTTCGCTGGCTGAAGATGGTTCCATCATATTCTGGGACGCGAAAAGCGGGATAATACTTGATCGCGTGCAAGTCCCGGGCAGGTGGCCAAATGAGCCGAATTCGAGACGACTATACTATTATAATTTTGATGTGCGCAGGGATGGTAAAACCGCTACACTGATCTTTACTGAAGATGGCAAAAATAGGGTAACCGAACCCGATTTCTGTCCTTTAACAGCAAATCGAGGCGGTTTTTGGTGCAGTTTTTCCCTCAACTTGGAAACGCGCGAAATCGCAGGTGATCAGACGGTAATCGTTCCGGATGATATCCAAGGTCCAGGTGATGAAGAACCTTTTCCTTTATCTCCGGATGGGTTGCTTCGGCCCGGACCTAATCATGACAATGGTATTCCCGGTCTTATCGATCCAAACGATGAAAATTACGCTTTCAACGATTCCACATGTACCTCCCGCGCGCGCTGTCGCTATGGTGTCAATCTGGTGCCACAGGACGACGATAAGCAAACCATTGCTTTGACCGGCAGTCCGCGAAGCTACTTGACGGATGTGGATGTCACCGCAGATGGACGCTATCTGGTTAAGATTGAAAGCCTGAGAAATGACACGGAATCACGGATCGAGACGTTAGATCTCTTCGGCAGCACCGAGACGAATGGCTTTCTTCCTGGCCGACCCTATCATGATGTGCGCTGGCTGGATGAAGGTCGCTACATGCTGTTTAGCAATGGGTACTTCGCCACCAACGATATGCCTAAGGCACTGGAAGGTTTTCCGCCTGCACTTATTGTAGATCAGGATTGTGCGAAAGAAGATAGTTGCTCAGCCGTTGAAAGTTATGGTGATATGCAAGCACTTAGTGGCGACAACCAATTTTTGGGTGTCGGCAGCCTTTCTGGCTGTTTTAAATCGGGTCTGCGTCATGAGTGCCCGGTCGAATTCGAGGAGATGAGTAGCAACGGGAGTGCCACGCATTTACCATTAGCCGCTAGCGTGTCGATATATACATCTGCAGGGAAATGGCGGTTGATGAAACAGCCGGACTGGGACCGACAGACCATCACAGCGATCAAGCTTTCGCCCAACTTAAAGCAGCTTGCAGTGGCAACCAGGGAGCGGGACGATGATCTAACCAACCCGGATTCAGAACAATTGCTTCGGGTGTGGCTATTTGACGTTTCGGGCGAAACTCTGGTCTCTCCACCGCGAGAGATAGCAAAATTCGTTCATCCTTTGTCCGCCACCATTGAGAATCTTTTATTCGATACACCTGATGGCATGAGAAGAGAGGACCATTTTGCGGAAATTATCCGTGAAGGTGGAATATCTTTCGACAATGACAGCACTATTGAAAATTTATATTTTACTCCCGACGGAAGAAAAATTCTGTTTACACAGTCCATTTCCGCTCACTATCAGGATTCAGATCTGGTTGTAGTCGATAGTTCTGGCACAGCAGAATTGATTAGGGTTTCAGACACTTCTACCGACATTGTCCCGATCAGCAACGACCGAGCGGTTGATCTCTACAAACGGCAAATAATTGACATCGGAAAAGGGGAAGTCGTCGCCAGTATCGCCGGTAGCTTTGCACTCACTACGGGCGGGCCTATCGAACAGGCGAAATTATTTTGGGCCGCGACCGAGGACGGCGCTATTGAATTCTGGGATAGCGAGAATTTCACAAAATTGCTCACTTTCTACACTTTCCCGGATAATCGCTTTTTTGCAGTCACACCCGAAGGGCGGTATGATACCAATCTTTCGCCGGACACCGACATGGTCCGCTGGATAGTGCCTGATGCACCATGGCAAAGTCTGGCTCCGCAGACATTCATGCGTGATTTTTATCAGCCGGGATTATATCGGAAATTGCTGGAATGCCGCGCTGCCGGTGATTGCGCAACCACGTTTAAGTCACTGCCTTCATTCGCCGATCTGACGCGGGTTTTGCCGCAAGTCAAAATTGTGGACGTAAGCGAAAACAAAGACGGTAGGCAGGCGACGGTCACTTTCGAGGCAATAGAAGGCTTTGACAAGAACGCGGTCAATGGTGGAACCAGGTCGGGGCTTTTCAGCCCCAGACTATTCCTGAACAACCGCCTGATCGGTCAATATCCCGATGAACCCTATGTCGTTGGTGCGGACGTCAGCGACGCCAACGAAACGCTCGATCAATGGCGGAAGAAAAACCGGATCAAAATCAAGCCCGACGCTGACGGCATATATCGCTATGCTTTGACGGTTCCGCTGCCAACCAGGCCGGGTACGGAACAACTGAATTTTTCGGCCTATGCGTTTAACGAAAGCCGGATCAAGAGCGATACGGCAACATTCGTCTATCAGCGGAAAATAAAGCCAGCCCCGCGCAAACCCAGAGCTTATGTCATCTCGACTGGCATTAATGACTATCATGAGGACCGTCTGGATCTGAACTATGCAGAGCCGGATGCGCGTCTGATTGCCGATCGCCTGAAAAATATCCCGGGATATGAGGTGCGGCAGCTGGTTCTGGCTGGAAACGGTTCGGCTGATGGCAGACCTAAACCGACAGACAAACTGAGTGTACAAAGCGCCCTCGCATTGGTGATGTCTGAACGGGATCGCGGCAAAAATCTTGCCCGGCTCCGCAGGGCCGGGGTTGACGCACAAATGCTCGAAGCATCCACCGCCGATGATATTGTGATCATTTCCTTTTCGGGACATGGCTGGGCGGATAAGGATGGCGATTTCTACCTGCTGCCTTCTGATGGAAAATGGCCCGATAGCCAAAATCTACCCGATGTATCAACCTTGTTGTCGACCACCGACATCACCTATTTGCTCCGCGCTACGCAAGCTGCGGACATTAGCCTGATCATTGATGCCTGCCATTCGGGCGCCAGCGTGGATAGCGGAGATTTCAAGCCCGGTCCTATGGGCGACCGGGGGCTTGGCCAACTGGCTTTCGACAAGGGGATCAGGATATTGACGGCGGCTCAGGCCAGCGATGTCGCGCTGGAAGATGCTTCGCTCAGCCATGGTCTATTGACCTATGCTCTGGCAGGAGACGACGGCGGTGGGATTACCGCAGATTCCGGTCATGCAGAGCGTGATGAAAATGGCAGAATATTGTTGGACAAGTGGCTCTCATACGCGGTTAAACGATTGCCGGAACTCGCTACCGATAAACGTCTTTCAGGGCTGGGTAGCGCTGACCGGAGCAATGGTAGCAGTTTCTTTTTTCCGGGACGGACAGCGTCAAGAAAACAAAAGATCCAGCAACCCGTCCTGTTTGACTTTAATAGCAGGCCCAGCTTCATCGCTCTGCGTGTACAGCTTGAAGGGCGGGATACGGCCAGCGACAAACGGCAATGA